The following are from one region of the Pelagibius sp. CAU 1746 genome:
- the puuE gene encoding allantoinase PuuE produces the protein MTGDYPRDLTGYGATPPDPAWPGGARIAVQFVINYEEGGENSILHGDAASEAFLSEIVGAQPWPGQRHMNMESIYEYGSRAGFWRLHRLFTAAGVPVTVYGVATALQRNPAAVAAMQQAGWEIASHGLKWIEYKDFTKEEERAHLDEAIRIHTQVTGQRPLGWYTGRTSVHSLDLVMEEGGFLYSADSYADDLPYWIEGPKGPHLIVPYTLDANDMRFATPQGFNSGDQFFTYLKDTFDVLYAEGQAGAPKMMSVGLHCRLAGRPGRAAALARFLDYVKSHDAVWAARRIDIARHWHATHKP, from the coding sequence ATGACCGGCGACTATCCGCGCGACCTCACCGGCTACGGCGCGACACCTCCCGACCCGGCCTGGCCCGGCGGCGCCCGCATCGCAGTGCAATTCGTCATCAATTACGAAGAGGGCGGCGAGAACAGCATCCTGCACGGCGATGCCGCCTCCGAGGCCTTCCTCTCGGAAATCGTCGGTGCCCAGCCCTGGCCGGGCCAGCGCCACATGAACATGGAATCCATCTATGAGTACGGCAGCCGCGCCGGATTCTGGCGGCTGCACCGTCTCTTCACCGCCGCCGGCGTGCCGGTCACGGTCTACGGCGTCGCCACGGCGCTGCAGCGCAACCCCGCCGCCGTCGCCGCCATGCAGCAGGCAGGCTGGGAAATTGCCTCCCACGGCCTGAAATGGATCGAATACAAGGACTTCACCAAGGAAGAGGAGCGCGCCCACCTGGACGAGGCGATCCGCATCCATACGCAAGTGACCGGCCAGCGGCCCCTGGGCTGGTACACCGGACGCACCTCGGTTCACAGCCTCGACCTGGTGATGGAGGAAGGCGGCTTCCTCTATTCCGCCGATTCCTATGCCGACGACCTGCCCTACTGGATTGAGGGGCCGAAAGGGCCGCACCTCATCGTACCCTACACCCTGGACGCCAACGACATGCGCTTCGCCACGCCCCAGGGCTTCAACTCCGGCGACCAGTTCTTCACCTACCTGAAGGACACCTTCGACGTGCTGTATGCCGAAGGTCAGGCGGGCGCGCCGAAGATGATGTCGGTCGGCCTGCATTGCCGCCTTGCCGGACGGCCGGGGCGCGCCGCGGCCCTGGCCCGCTTCCTCGACTACGTGAAGTCGCACGACGCCGTCTGGGCGGCGCGGCGCATCGACATCGCCCGCCACTGGCACGCGACCCACAAGCCTTAA
- the uraH gene encoding hydroxyisourate hydrolase produces the protein MSGKLTTHVLDTAGGRPAAGVRIEVFRLAGGTREPLCEVETNADGRCDGPLLHGADFTAGTYELVFHAGDYFRAAGTPLPSPAFLEAVPVRFGIAEPGQHYHVPLLISPYGYSTYRGS, from the coding sequence ATGAGCGGAAAACTGACGACGCACGTGCTGGACACTGCCGGCGGCCGGCCGGCTGCCGGGGTGCGAATCGAGGTTTTCCGCCTGGCCGGCGGCACCCGCGAGCCCCTGTGCGAGGTCGAGACCAATGCCGATGGCCGCTGCGACGGCCCACTTCTGCACGGCGCCGATTTCACCGCCGGAACCTACGAGCTGGTCTTTCACGCCGGCGATTATTTCCGCGCGGCCGGGACCCCGCTGCCTTCACCAGCCTTCCTGGAAGCGGTGCCGGTCCGCTTCGGCATCGCCGAGCCCGGTCAGCACTACCATGTTCCGCTGCTGATCTCGCCCTACGGCTACTCGACCTACCGGGGCAGCTGA
- the xdhA gene encoding xanthine dehydrogenase small subunit, with amino-acid sequence MRGEIRFLLDDAPRRLTQFDPTMTVLDYLRQAEHLTGTKEGCNEGDCGACTVVVAKPEKGRLRYQAVNACIQFLGTLDGCQLITVEHLAKQGRLHPVQQAMLDLHGSQCGFCTPGFVMSLFAMTRDHEAAPDEAAIDDVLAGNLCRCTGYAPIARAAQAVYGMGPRDDSFTADEAVTLEKLAALRDEETVALDDGGGRRFFAPAALDDLAALYEQNPEATLSAGSTDVGLWVTKQMQRPATLIYTGRVAELARIEETAEVLEIGAGVTYSDALDVLAKHYPDMGEVIRRIGSVQIRNTGTIGGNIANGSPIGDTPPLLIAAGATLHLRKGAAERSLPLEDFFLDYGKQDRAAGELVTGVTLPLRKAGEIFRAYKVSKRFDQDITAVLGACCLRVEDGVVSTARIAYGGMAATPRRAAGAEAALLGQSWNEASVARAMAALENDFQPLTDWRASAAYRMKVARNLLRRCLIETTQPDSATRLAGPALESLEKGAY; translated from the coding sequence ATGCGCGGCGAAATCCGATTTCTGCTGGATGACGCGCCGCGCCGCCTGACGCAGTTCGATCCCACCATGACCGTACTGGACTACCTGCGCCAGGCCGAGCACCTGACCGGCACCAAGGAAGGTTGCAACGAGGGCGACTGCGGGGCCTGCACCGTGGTAGTGGCAAAGCCGGAGAAGGGCCGCCTGCGCTACCAGGCCGTCAACGCCTGCATCCAGTTTCTCGGCACCCTGGATGGCTGCCAGCTCATCACCGTGGAGCATCTGGCAAAGCAAGGCAGACTGCATCCCGTGCAGCAGGCCATGCTCGATCTTCATGGCTCTCAGTGCGGGTTCTGCACGCCGGGCTTCGTCATGTCGCTCTTCGCCATGACCCGCGACCACGAAGCCGCGCCCGACGAGGCCGCCATCGACGACGTGCTGGCCGGCAACCTCTGCCGCTGCACCGGCTACGCGCCTATCGCCCGCGCCGCCCAAGCTGTCTACGGGATGGGGCCGCGCGACGACAGCTTTACCGCGGACGAAGCGGTAACGCTGGAGAAACTGGCGGCGCTGCGCGACGAGGAGACCGTCGCCCTCGATGACGGAGGCGGCCGGCGTTTCTTCGCCCCGGCGGCGCTCGACGATCTGGCGGCGCTCTACGAGCAGAACCCCGAGGCGACCTTGAGCGCCGGGTCCACCGACGTCGGCCTCTGGGTCACCAAGCAGATGCAGCGTCCGGCGACGCTGATTTACACGGGTCGCGTGGCCGAGCTGGCGCGGATCGAGGAGACGGCGGAGGTTCTCGAGATCGGCGCCGGGGTCACCTACAGCGACGCGCTGGACGTCTTGGCCAAACACTACCCGGACATGGGCGAGGTGATCCGGCGCATCGGCTCGGTGCAGATCCGCAATACCGGGACAATCGGCGGCAACATCGCCAACGGCTCGCCCATCGGCGACACGCCGCCGCTGCTCATCGCCGCCGGGGCCACTCTGCACCTGCGCAAAGGCGCAGCGGAGCGGTCGCTGCCGCTGGAAGATTTCTTCCTCGATTATGGAAAGCAGGATCGCGCAGCCGGCGAGCTGGTGACGGGCGTTACCTTGCCGCTGCGCAAGGCCGGCGAGATATTCCGCGCCTACAAGGTGTCCAAGCGCTTCGATCAGGACATTACGGCGGTGCTGGGGGCGTGCTGCCTGCGCGTCGAGGACGGTGTGGTGTCCACGGCGCGGATCGCCTACGGCGGCATGGCGGCGACGCCCCGGCGCGCCGCTGGGGCCGAGGCGGCGCTGCTGGGCCAATCCTGGAACGAGGCGTCCGTGGCGCGCGCCATGGCGGCCCTGGAGAACGACTTCCAACCGCTCACCGATTGGCGCGCCAGCGCGGCCTACCGCATGAAGGTGGCGCGGAACCTGCTGCGCCGCTGCTTGATCGAAACCACGCAACCGGACAGCGCCACCCGCCTCGCGGGCCCGGCGCTGGAATCGCTGGAGAAGGGCGCCTACTGA
- a CDS encoding nucleobase:cation symporter-2 family protein, whose product MTTQARGADTNLRPDLLRDPNYMPPLAIAVPLGIQHVLAMFVSNVTPAFIIAGAAGLAGADLVYLVQMAMVFSGIATLMQTVGLGPVGARLPVVQGTSFAFIPVMIPIVKGAGLGALFGGVVLGGIFHFLLGTVIGKIRNLLPPLVTGLVVMSIGLALIPVGIQYAAGGVPLMGKPEFGSFIHWFLALVVIFVTLGIKFFFKGFVSAAAVLIGILAGYLVAGVMGLVDFGRVGSAAWFALPSPLRFGFEINAAAVIGMCLMAVVSAIETVGDISGITKGGADREAADKEIAGGTMADGLGTAVAGLFGAFPNTSFSQNVGLVAITGVMSRHVVTIGAVFLIVAGLVPKVGAVIAAMPIAVLGGGVIVMFGMVVSAGLNMLSEVTFNRRNMVIIAMSLSVGLGLQAVPQAIQHLPDTAQLLLKTGLLPVAFLAILLNVVIPEERDHEEAGY is encoded by the coding sequence ATGACGACGCAAGCGCGCGGCGCTGACACCAACCTGCGGCCCGACCTGTTGCGGGATCCGAACTACATGCCGCCGCTGGCCATCGCGGTGCCGCTGGGGATACAGCATGTCCTGGCCATGTTCGTGTCGAACGTGACGCCGGCTTTCATCATCGCCGGGGCCGCCGGGCTGGCCGGTGCCGACCTGGTCTATCTCGTCCAGATGGCCATGGTGTTCTCGGGCATCGCGACGCTGATGCAGACCGTCGGCCTCGGGCCTGTCGGCGCGCGGCTGCCGGTGGTGCAGGGCACCTCCTTCGCCTTCATTCCCGTCATGATCCCGATCGTGAAGGGCGCCGGGCTGGGTGCCCTCTTTGGCGGCGTCGTCCTGGGGGGTATCTTCCACTTCCTGCTGGGCACGGTCATCGGCAAGATCCGCAATCTGCTGCCGCCGCTGGTCACCGGCCTGGTGGTCATGTCCATCGGCCTGGCGCTGATCCCCGTCGGTATCCAGTACGCCGCCGGTGGGGTGCCGCTGATGGGCAAGCCGGAGTTCGGCAGCTTCATCCACTGGTTCCTCGCACTGGTGGTGATCTTCGTCACCCTCGGGATAAAGTTCTTCTTCAAAGGCTTCGTCAGCGCCGCGGCGGTGTTGATCGGCATTCTCGCGGGCTACCTCGTCGCCGGCGTCATGGGACTGGTCGACTTCGGCCGCGTCGGCAGCGCGGCGTGGTTTGCGCTGCCCTCGCCGCTACGTTTCGGCTTCGAGATCAACGCCGCGGCGGTGATCGGCATGTGCCTCATGGCGGTGGTCTCGGCCATCGAGACGGTCGGCGACATCTCCGGCATCACCAAGGGCGGCGCCGACCGCGAGGCCGCCGACAAGGAGATCGCCGGCGGCACCATGGCCGACGGCCTGGGCACGGCCGTGGCCGGCCTCTTCGGCGCCTTTCCGAACACCTCTTTCAGCCAGAACGTCGGCCTGGTCGCCATCACCGGCGTGATGAGCCGCCATGTGGTCACCATCGGCGCAGTCTTCCTCATCGTCGCGGGTCTTGTGCCCAAAGTGGGCGCGGTCATCGCGGCGATGCCGATCGCGGTGCTGGGCGGCGGCGTCATCGTCATGTTCGGCATGGTGGTGTCCGCAGGCCTCAACATGCTCTCCGAAGTCACCTTCAACCGGCGCAACATGGTGATTATCGCCATGTCTCTCTCGGTCGGCCTGGGCCTGCAGGCAGTGCCCCAGGCCATCCAGCATCTGCCGGACACCGCACAATTGTTGTTGAAGACTGGCTTGTTGCCGGTGGCGTTCCTTGCGATTTTGCTTAATGTGGTCATCCCCGAGGAGCGGGACCACGAAGAAGCGGGGTATTAA
- the xdhB gene encoding xanthine dehydrogenase molybdopterin binding subunit: protein MKTDAIRGGVQTPQRHDSGHKHVAGAAAYADDLVEPQGLLHVCLGLSEHAHARLKKVDLDPVRRAEGVHLVLTAADIPGVNDISPTHLHDEPILAGGEVHYAGQPIFAVAAETREQARFAARLAAIDYEVLPAALSYAEARAAGRLVTEPMTLARGDARAALAQAPRRLAGQMNLGGQEHFYLESQIALAYPGEDDEVTVICSTQHPTEIQSMVAGALGVPANAVTTQVRRMGGAFGGKETQGNLFAAVAALVAKKSGRAAKLRPDRDDDMIITGKRHDFLIDYEVGFDDEGRILAVDMNYAARCGWSADLSGPVTDRTLFHADNCYYFPDVKLTSEPLRTNTCSHTAFRGFGGPQGMVGGERVIEEIAFALGKDPLEIRKLNLYGPGRDITPYHQQVEDNIAPEIIAKLEVDCDYQRRREEIRTFNRTSPVIKRGIALTPVKFGISFTLTAYNQAGALVHIYRDGSVHLNHGGTEMGQGLYTKVAQVVAEAFQIDIDKVKITATSTGKVPNTSATAASSGSDINGMAALNACNAIKARLVDFAAENWEVPKEQVEFLPGRVRVGNQEIDFPGFVNAAYMARVSLSSTGFYKTPKIHWDRAAGRGRPFYYFSYGAAASEVAVDTLTGEYRVIRADILHDVGESLNPALDIGQIEGGFVQGMGWLTMEELWWDDKGHLRTHAPSTYKIPACGDRPRIFNVDLVQDSPNREETIFRSKAVGEPPLMLAISVLQALSDAVASVADYRLCPRLDAPATPERVLMTVERLRKEAAALEGKLA from the coding sequence GTGAAAACCGATGCGATCAGGGGCGGCGTGCAGACGCCGCAGCGCCACGACAGCGGCCACAAGCACGTGGCCGGCGCGGCCGCCTATGCCGACGACCTGGTCGAGCCGCAGGGGCTGCTGCACGTCTGCCTCGGCCTCTCCGAGCATGCTCACGCCCGCCTGAAGAAGGTCGATCTGGACCCGGTGCGCCGGGCCGAGGGCGTGCACCTGGTGCTGACCGCCGCGGACATTCCCGGTGTCAACGACATCAGCCCGACCCATCTGCACGACGAGCCGATCCTGGCCGGGGGCGAAGTTCACTACGCCGGCCAGCCGATCTTCGCGGTGGCGGCGGAGACCCGCGAGCAGGCGCGCTTCGCTGCCCGCCTCGCCGCGATCGATTACGAGGTCTTGCCGGCGGCACTCAGCTACGCGGAGGCGCGGGCGGCGGGCCGGCTGGTGACCGAGCCCATGACGCTGGCGCGCGGCGACGCCCGGGCGGCGCTGGCCCAGGCGCCGCGGCGTCTCGCCGGGCAGATGAACCTCGGCGGGCAGGAGCACTTCTACCTGGAAAGCCAGATCGCACTGGCCTACCCCGGCGAGGACGACGAGGTGACGGTGATCTGCTCCACCCAGCACCCGACCGAGATCCAGTCCATGGTGGCCGGGGCGCTGGGCGTGCCGGCCAACGCGGTGACGACGCAGGTGCGGCGCATGGGCGGCGCCTTCGGCGGAAAGGAGACGCAGGGCAACCTCTTCGCCGCGGTGGCCGCCCTGGTCGCCAAGAAGTCGGGCCGTGCCGCCAAGCTGCGCCCGGACCGCGACGACGACATGATCATCACCGGCAAGCGCCACGACTTCCTCATCGACTACGAGGTCGGCTTCGACGACGAGGGCCGCATCCTCGCCGTCGACATGAACTATGCGGCGCGCTGCGGCTGGTCGGCCGACCTCTCCGGCCCGGTCACCGACCGCACCCTGTTCCACGCCGACAACTGCTACTACTTCCCGGATGTAAAGCTGACCTCGGAGCCCTTGCGGACCAACACCTGCTCCCACACCGCCTTCCGCGGCTTCGGCGGACCGCAGGGCATGGTCGGCGGCGAGCGTGTGATCGAGGAGATCGCCTTCGCCCTGGGTAAGGACCCGCTGGAGATCCGCAAACTGAACCTCTACGGGCCGGGGCGCGACATCACGCCCTACCATCAGCAGGTTGAGGACAACATCGCGCCGGAAATCATCGCCAAGCTGGAGGTCGACTGCGACTACCAGCGCCGCCGTGAGGAGATCCGCACCTTCAACAGAACTTCGCCGGTCATCAAGCGCGGCATCGCGCTGACTCCGGTGAAGTTCGGTATCTCCTTCACGCTGACCGCTTACAACCAGGCCGGCGCCCTGGTGCACATCTACCGCGACGGCTCGGTGCACCTGAACCACGGCGGCACGGAGATGGGGCAGGGGCTCTACACCAAGGTGGCCCAGGTCGTGGCCGAGGCCTTCCAGATCGACATCGACAAGGTGAAGATCACCGCCACCTCCACCGGCAAGGTGCCCAACACCTCCGCCACCGCCGCCTCTTCCGGCTCCGACATCAACGGCATGGCCGCGCTCAACGCCTGCAACGCCATCAAGGCGCGCCTCGTCGACTTCGCGGCGGAGAACTGGGAGGTGCCGAAGGAGCAGGTCGAATTCCTGCCGGGCCGCGTGCGCGTCGGCAACCAGGAGATCGACTTCCCCGGCTTTGTGAACGCCGCCTACATGGCCCGCGTCTCGCTGTCCTCCACGGGCTTCTACAAGACGCCGAAGATTCATTGGGACCGCGCGGCGGGCAGGGGGCGGCCTTTCTATTATTTCTCCTATGGCGCGGCGGCCTCGGAAGTGGCGGTCGACACGCTGACCGGCGAGTACCGGGTGATCCGCGCCGACATCCTGCACGACGTTGGCGAGTCCCTGAACCCGGCCCTCGACATCGGTCAGATCGAGGGCGGCTTCGTGCAGGGCATGGGCTGGCTCACCATGGAGGAGTTGTGGTGGGACGATAAGGGGCACCTGCGCACCCACGCACCCTCCACCTACAAGATCCCGGCCTGCGGCGACCGTCCGCGTATCTTCAATGTCGATCTGGTGCAGGACAGCCCCAACCGGGAAGAGACCATCTTCCGCTCCAAGGCGGTGGGTGAGCCGCCGCTGATGCTGGCGATTTCGGTGCTGCAGGCGCTGTCCGACGCCGTCGCCTCGGTCGCGGATTACCGCCTCTGCCCGCGCCTCGATGCCCCGGCGACGCCGGAGCGGGTGCTCATGACCGTCGAGCGCCTGCGGAAGGAAGCCGCCGCGCTGGAAGGAAAGCTGGCATGA
- a CDS encoding ABC transporter ATP-binding protein has product MSAARLEVKGVSKRFPGVLANDKVDFAVAPGEIHALLGENGAGKSTLVKIIYGVLHPDEGSLAWDGAEVSVADPHAARALGIGMVFQHFSLFEAMTVLENVALGMDKPGDMTVLARRVREVSQAYGLPLDPDRDVYTLSVGERQRIEIVRCLLQGPKLLIMDEPTSVLTPQEVDRLFETLRQLASEGVSILYISHKLQEIKALCDRATILRGGRVVAACDPKAETAKSMAQMMIGADLKTVTRRSGGDLGEARLVVEGLSLASEEVHGTDLKNISFAVRAGEVFGIAGVAGNGQNELLAALSGERLADHATVLRIDGQPMGRRDAGARRRQGLCAVPEERNGHAAVPGMSLVENAVLSGHHRMGLVSSLFIRAGAAGRFAGEIVKAFDVRTPGTGAAAGSLSGGNLQKFIVGREILQNPTVLVVSQPTWGVDAGAAATIHQALADLAAEGVAVVVISQDLDELLAITDRLAVINVGVLSSAMVTKEASVEEIGLLMGGVHGLDGSGSEGSVGEEGVHVA; this is encoded by the coding sequence ATGAGCGCAGCGCGTCTCGAGGTCAAGGGCGTCAGCAAGCGCTTTCCCGGCGTGCTGGCCAACGACAAGGTCGATTTCGCCGTAGCGCCGGGGGAGATCCACGCGCTGCTGGGGGAGAACGGCGCCGGCAAGTCGACCCTGGTGAAGATCATCTACGGCGTGCTGCACCCTGACGAAGGCAGCCTGGCGTGGGACGGCGCGGAGGTCTCCGTCGCCGACCCCCATGCCGCCCGCGCGCTGGGTATCGGCATGGTGTTCCAGCACTTCTCCCTTTTCGAGGCCATGACGGTGCTGGAGAACGTGGCCCTGGGCATGGACAAGCCGGGCGACATGACGGTCCTGGCGCGGCGGGTGCGCGAGGTCAGCCAGGCCTACGGCTTGCCGCTCGACCCCGACCGCGACGTCTACACGCTGTCGGTGGGCGAGCGCCAGCGCATCGAGATCGTGCGCTGCCTGCTGCAGGGCCCCAAGCTGCTGATCATGGACGAACCCACCTCGGTGCTGACGCCGCAGGAGGTGGACCGCCTCTTCGAGACCCTGCGCCAGCTCGCGTCCGAGGGCGTGTCGATCCTCTACATTTCCCACAAGCTGCAGGAGATCAAGGCGCTCTGCGACCGCGCCACCATCCTGCGCGGCGGCCGGGTGGTGGCCGCTTGCGATCCCAAGGCGGAGACCGCCAAGTCCATGGCGCAGATGATGATCGGCGCCGACCTGAAGACCGTGACCCGGCGCAGCGGCGGTGATTTGGGCGAGGCGCGCCTTGTCGTGGAGGGCCTCAGCCTGGCATCCGAGGAGGTGCACGGCACCGACTTGAAGAACATTTCCTTTGCCGTGCGGGCGGGGGAAGTCTTCGGCATCGCCGGGGTGGCCGGCAACGGGCAGAACGAACTGCTGGCGGCGCTGTCCGGCGAACGCCTGGCCGACCACGCGACGGTGCTGCGCATCGACGGCCAGCCGATGGGCCGCCGCGATGCGGGCGCGCGGCGCCGTCAGGGCCTCTGCGCGGTGCCGGAGGAGCGCAACGGCCATGCCGCGGTGCCCGGCATGTCGCTGGTGGAGAACGCCGTCTTGAGCGGTCATCACCGCATGGGGCTGGTCTCCTCGCTCTTCATCCGCGCCGGGGCGGCGGGACGCTTCGCCGGCGAGATCGTCAAGGCCTTCGACGTGCGCACGCCGGGCACCGGCGCGGCGGCGGGCAGTCTTTCCGGCGGCAACCTGCAGAAGTTCATCGTCGGGCGGGAGATCCTGCAGAACCCGACGGTCCTGGTGGTCTCCCAGCCGACCTGGGGCGTCGACGCCGGGGCGGCGGCCACCATCCACCAGGCGCTGGCCGACTTGGCCGCGGAAGGCGTCGCCGTGGTGGTGATCTCCCAGGACCTGGACGAATTGCTGGCCATCACCGACCGCCTGGCGGTCATCAACGTCGGCGTGCTATCCAGCGCCATGGTGACCAAGGAGGCCTCGGTGGAGGAAATCGGTCTGCTGATGGGCGGTGTGCACGGCCTGGACGGCAGCGGCAGCGAGGGAAGCGTGGGAGAGGAAGGGGTTCATGTCGCCTAA
- a CDS encoding ABC transporter permease — MSPKAQLKAPWLKIEPRREVSRGLLYATPPLAVAFTVLTGFFLFLAMGYDPFLSLYHFFVSPLLSLYGWSELFVKGAPLIMIGVGLAVGFRANVWNIGAEGQLTMGAVAGGAVALAFWGEETALTLPLMCLAGIAGGMAYGAIPAFLKTRFGVNEILTSLMLTYVATLFLSTLVYGPLKDPLGFNFPQSRLFGDAALLPILLGGTRLHLGTVIALAIAVAGWVLMTFTIVGFQVRVLGQAPQAARFAGFSGPRLVWFCLLLSGGLAGLAGLFEAAGPIGQLVPQISPGYGFTAIIVAFLGRLHPLGIILSGLLMALSYIGGETAQVEVGLPQAVTGVFQGLLLFFLLASDFLVRYRLRLRGAAAAAQPQAAE, encoded by the coding sequence ATGTCGCCTAAGGCGCAGCTCAAAGCTCCCTGGCTGAAGATCGAGCCGCGGCGCGAGGTTTCGCGCGGCCTGCTTTATGCGACACCGCCGCTGGCCGTGGCGTTCACCGTCCTCACCGGATTTTTCCTCTTTCTCGCCATGGGCTACGACCCCTTCCTGTCGCTCTATCACTTCTTCGTCTCGCCGCTGCTCAGCCTCTACGGCTGGAGCGAGCTTTTCGTGAAGGGAGCGCCGCTGATCATGATCGGCGTCGGCCTGGCCGTCGGCTTCCGCGCCAATGTCTGGAACATCGGCGCCGAGGGCCAACTCACCATGGGTGCGGTGGCCGGCGGCGCGGTGGCCCTGGCCTTCTGGGGCGAGGAAACGGCGCTGACCCTGCCGCTCATGTGCCTGGCCGGCATCGCCGGCGGCATGGCCTATGGGGCCATTCCGGCCTTTCTGAAGACCCGCTTCGGGGTCAACGAGATCCTGACCTCGCTCATGCTGACCTACGTGGCGACCCTGTTCCTCTCGACCCTGGTCTACGGGCCTCTCAAGGACCCCCTGGGCTTCAACTTCCCGCAATCGCGCCTGTTCGGCGACGCGGCCCTGCTGCCGATCCTGCTGGGGGGCACGCGCCTGCACCTGGGCACCGTCATCGCGCTGGCCATTGCCGTGGCCGGCTGGGTGCTGATGACCTTCACCATCGTCGGCTTCCAGGTGCGCGTGCTGGGCCAGGCGCCCCAGGCGGCGCGCTTCGCCGGCTTCAGCGGTCCGCGCCTGGTGTGGTTCTGCCTGCTGCTGAGCGGCGGGCTGGCGGGCCTGGCCGGCCTTTTCGAAGCCGCCGGGCCAATCGGCCAGCTCGTCCCGCAGATCTCCCCCGGCTACGGCTTCACCGCCATCATCGTTGCCTTCCTGGGGCGCTTGCATCCCCTGGGCATCATCCTTTCAGGCCTGCTGATGGCGCTCAGCTACATCGGCGGGGAGACGGCACAGGTGGAGGTCGGCCTGCCCCAGGCCGTGACCGGCGTGTTCCAGGGGCTGCTGCTGTTCTTCCTGCTGGCCTCCGACTTCCTGGTGCGCTACCGCCTGCGCCTGCGCGGCGCTGCGGCTGCAGCCCAGCCGCAAGCGGCGGAGTAG